The following coding sequences are from one Musa acuminata AAA Group cultivar baxijiao chromosome BXJ2-4, Cavendish_Baxijiao_AAA, whole genome shotgun sequence window:
- the LOC135611248 gene encoding uncharacterized protein LOC135611248 → MLLLRSASLPLPNSSWVAAAARELPVGVGELVVPPLPRARSLAHLITPCLSSCTSASFGASPSASSPSARRRLVLRAMSGADHSPSFRAPPLASRGLPSPLDIKEVIEAPHSSSPASSTTSELDESGVVSDACTGGGRTCSGGRGRRGSGGGGGGAENDGSGGLNPSDSNHGNDATDAYYLQMIEADPGNSLILGNYTKFLKEVRGDVAKAQEYCERAILANPSDAGVLALYADLVWETSHDAPRAETYFRRAVQAAPDDCYILASYARVLWDAEEEIETEGVTENSNQSPTLPPIAAAS, encoded by the exons ATGCTCCTCCTTCGCAGCGCTTCGTTGCCTCTGCCGAACTCGTCGTGGGTGGCGGCCGCAGCCCGTGAGTTACCTGTGGGGGTGGGGGAGCTGGTGGTTCCGCCGCTCCCGAGGGCCCGCTCGCTGGCCCACCTCATCACACCTTGCCTCTCCTCCTGCACCAGCGCCTCCTTCGGCGCCTCGCCCTCCGCTTCGTCTCCGTCCGCGAGGAGGCGGCTGGTGCTGCGAGCGATGTCCGGGGCAGACCATTCCCCCAGTTTCCGGGCGCCGCCCCTCGCCTCCCGCGGCTTGCCTTCCCCGCTGGATATAAAGGAGGTCATCGAGGCACCTCATTCGAGTTCCCCTGCTTCTTCTACCACCTCGGAGCTGGACGAAAGCGGCGTGGTTAGCGATGCTTGTACCGGTGGTGGTAGGACCTGCAGTGGTGGAAGAGGTAGACGAGgaagtggaggaggaggtggtggtgctgAAAATGATGGAAGCGGCGGACTCAACCCCTCGGATTCTAACCATGGGAACGATGCAACGGACGCGTACTACCTACAGATGATCGAAGCCGACCCCGGGAATTCTCTTATCCTCGGGAATTATACCAAGTTCTTGAAAGAG GTTCGAGGAGACGTGGCCAAAGCGCAGGAGTACTGCGAGCGGGCGATCCTGGCGAACCCGAGCGACGCCGGCGTGCTCGCACTCTACGCCGATCTGGTGTGGGAGACTAGCCATGACGCTCCTCGAGCTGAGACCTACTTCCGCCGAGCCGTCCAAGCTGCTCCCGACGACTG CTACATCTTGGCTTCTTATGCCAGAGTCCTGTGGGACGCCGAGGAGGAAATAGAGACGGAGGGAGTCACAGAGAACAGCAACCAGTCTCCTACACTGCCACCAATCGCAGCTGCTTCATAG
- the LOC135608841 gene encoding uncharacterized protein LOC135608841 → MAAAISRSGAALFISTINTRLHYNKMVSVSARCFSIVRSHGTFTGRHYSLLRSSRTARVYCSDSPQSTAAEAASATAEEGAPPGPPPDPLRESADSLDIRVGRILKAWRHPEADSLYVEEVDVGEPEPRTICSGLVNYIPLEHLQDIKVVVLANLKPRNMRGIKSNGMLMAASDESHENVELLIPPEGSIPGERIWFGSEDDKDKQPDAASPNQVRPLDIRIFNLLYTVTYVTAYNPTAY, encoded by the exons ATGGCGGCCGCCATCTCGAGGAGCGGCGCGGCGCTCTTCATCTCTACCATCAATACCCGCCTCCATTACAATAAGATGGTCTCCGTCTCTGCCCGTTGCTTCTCCATCGTCCGCTCCCACGGGACCTTCACCGGTCGCCACTACTCGCTCCTCCGCTCATCCCGAACGGCGAGAGTATACTGCTCCGACTCCCCTCAGTCGACGGCCGCCGAGGCCGCCAGTGCGACGGCGGAGGAAGGCGCTCCTCCTGGTCCCCCTCCGGACCCGCTTCGTGAGTCGGCCGACTCGCTGGACATCCGGGTCGGGCGCATCCTCAAGGCGTGGAGGCACCCCGAGGCCGATTCCCTGTATGTGGAGGAAGTAGACGTCGGCGAGCCGGAGCCGAGGACCATCTGTAGCGGTCTCGTCAACTACATTCCTTTGGAGCACCTCCAG GACATCAAAGTTGTCGTTCTTGCTAACCTGAAGCCCAGGAACATGCGAGGAATCAAGTCAAATGGAATGCTTATGGCTGCTTctgatgaatctcatgaaaatgttGAGCTTCTTATACCTCCCGAAGGTTCAATCCCTGGTGAAAGAATTTGGTTCGGCTCAGAGGATGACAAAGATAAGCAACCCGATGCTGCATCTCCTAATCAGGTAAGGCCTTTGGATATCAGGATTTTTaaccttctgtatactgttactTATGTGACAGCATATAATCCAACGGCATATTGA
- the LOC135611245 gene encoding BTB/POZ domain-containing protein At5g60050-like produces the protein MQGYPERLDIITDGSAHRRENNPSWTSNILFKASFSRLFGRDAAVSSSPDYDRRRRRRRNTRTRDLARARMAAVAENLLKSGEVSAMIRQGFISSPGLSPTSSPPPASLSPASPSPPRPSFPSPKTSTLFEMMSQEGVPHRTYPPPRQPSGDQNRLRLQEKIAAILAREGPGDMELSVSSSDGFRVTVTAHRRVLAARSRFFAEKLAGVGGRPGRPVAVEICECDDAEAYVEAVGLMYSGDPRRSLAGEDVDKVLGLLKVSVDIQFDDGILACLDYLEAIPWSEAEEEKVVSTLGKLQIQQVCEPIRGILQRVSVEPSTSANTDSIYLGILDGVLQAKDKKARRDMKALIARLLREDLDQSNMHFNKLEISRETLYHLCHKCLDCLLRLLSEAANFGEGHGDRASLMGEVAREADNVQWLVDILINKRIADEFVALWADQSELSTWHSKIPCLYRFEISRITAQLCIAIGRGQILVTKDAKISLLRTWLEALYEDFSWMKRACRMFDKKLIEDGLSATILTLPMAEQQEILLRWFDCFLSKGDNCPNIQRAFEVWWRRAFFRQFTGDQDHLQPQIVVSDEQT, from the exons ATGCAAGGATATCCTGAACG TCTTGATATTATAACAGACGGATCCGCTCACCGTCGTGAGAATAATCCTTCGTGGACCTCTAACATTCTCTTTAAGGCGTCGTTTTCGAGGCTGTTCGGACGAGACGCCGCTGTAAGCTCTTCTCCAGATTACGaccggcggaggcggaggcggaggaacACCCGGACCCGCGATCTCGCTCGTGCCCGCATGGCGGCTGTGGCGGAGAACCTGTTGAAGTCCGGCGAGGTCTCTGCCATGATACGCCAAGGCTTCATCTCCTCCCCCGGTCTCTCCCCCACTTCATCTCCTCCGCCGGCTTCCCTCAGCCCTGCTAGCCCTTCCCCTCCGCGCCCTTCGTTTCCGTCCCCCAAGACTTCCACGCTCTTCGAGATGATGTCACAGGAGGGCGTCCCCCACCGGACCTACCCCCCGCCGCGGCAGCCCTCCGGCGACCAGAATCGGCTCCGTCTGCAGGAGAAGATCGCGGCGATCCTCGCCAGGGAGGGCCCCGGCGACATGGAGCTCTCCGTCAGCTCCAGCGACGGGTTCCGTGTGACGGTGACGGCCCACCGCCGGGTACTGGCGGCGCGGAGCCGATTCTTCGCGGAGAAGCTGGCGGGGGTCGGCGGCCGGCCGGGGCGCCCGGTGGCGGTGGAGATCTGCGAGTGCGACGACGCGGAGGCGTACGTGGAGGCGGTGGGGCTCATGTACTCGGGCGATCCCAGGCGGAGTCTGGCCGGCGAGGACGTGGACAAGGTTCTTGGATTGCTCAAG GTTTCTGTGGATATACAATTTGATGATGGAATTTTGGCATGCCTCGACTACTTGGAAGCCATTCCTTGGTCTgaggctgaggaggagaaggtagTATCTACCCTTGGCAAGCTTCAGATTCAGCAGGTCTGTGAACCAATCAGAGGAATCCTGCAAAGAGTCTCAGTGGAGCCATCTACTTCTGCAAATACTGACTCCATATACCTAGGGATTCTTGATGGTGTTCTACAAGCCAAAGATAAGAAAGCTCGGCGAGACATGAAAGCCTTAATAGCTCGTTTGCTCAGAGAAGACCTAGATCAAAGCAATATGCACTTCAACAAGCTTGAGATCTCAAGGGAAACCCTCTACCACCTGTGCCATAAATGCCTTGATTGTCTTTTGCGGCTCTTGTCCGAGGCTGCAAATTTTGGTGAAGGTCACGGGGATCGAGCCTCCTTGATGGGTGAGGTTGCTCGAGAAGCTGACAATGTGCAGTGGCTTGTTGATATTCTGATAAACAAGAGGATTGCTGATGAATTTGTGGCTCTGTGGGCTGATCAGAGTGAGCTCTCTACCTGGCATTCCAAGATACCATGCTTGTATAGATTTGAGATCAGCAGGATCACTGCTCAGTTGTGCATTGCGATTGGGAGAGGGCAGATTCTGGTGACAAAGGACGCAAAAATTTCTCTTCTAAGGACATGGCTGGAAGCGCTTTACGAAGATTTTAGTTGGATGAAGAGAGCTTGCAGGATGTTCGACAAGAAGTTGATAGAGGATGGGCTCTCTGCAACCATCTTAACATTACCCATGGCAGAACAACAAGAAATCTTATTGAGATGGTTTGATTGTTTTCTGAGCAAAGGCGACAATTGCCCCAACATCCAGAGAGCCTTTGAGGTGTGGTGGAGGAGAGCCTTCTTTAGACAGTTCACAGGGGATCAAGATCACTTGCAGCCGCAGATTGTTGTTTCTGATGAACAAACGTGA
- the LOC135611246 gene encoding 14-3-3-like protein, with translation MSPVESSREGNVYMAKLAEQAERYEEMVEFMEKVVKTINGEELTVEERNLLSVAYKNVIGARRASWRIVSSIEQKEESRGNEDHVALIKEYRGKVEAELSKICDGILKLLDSHLVPSATATESKVFYLKMNGDYHRYLAEFKTGAERKEAAESTLSAYKSAQDIALAELASTHPIRLGLALNFSVFYYEILNSPDRACSLAKQAFDEAISELDTLGEESYKDSTLIMQLLRDNLTLWTSDITEDGADEIKEAPKKESGEDQ, from the exons ATGTCTCCCGTGGAATCGTCGCGCGAGGGCAATGTGTACATGGCCAAGCTCGCGGAGCAGGCGGAACGGTACGAGGAGATGGTGGAGTTCATGGAGAAGGTGGTGAAGACGATCAACGGGGAGGAGCTCACGGTGGAGGAGCGCAACCTTCTCTCTGTGGCCTACAAGAACGTGATCGGAGCGCGCCGTGCGTCCTGGCGCATTGTCTCCTCCatcgaacagaaggaggagagccGCGGGAACGAGGATCACGTGGCGTTGATCAAGGAGTACCGCGGCAAGGTGGAGGCCGAGCTCAGCAAGATCTGTGATGGGATCCTGAAGCTGCTTGATTCCCATCTTGTCCCCTCCGCCACCGCTACAGAGTCCAAGGTCttttaccttaagatgaatggtgACTACCACAG GTACCTGGCAGAGTTCAAGACTGGAGCTGAGAGGAAAGAAGCAGCTGAGAGCACGCTTTCGGCTTACAAATCTGCTCAG GATATTGCTTTAGCTGAATTAGCTTCAACTCATCCGATAAGGCTGGGGTTGGCACTTAACTTCTCTGTGTTCTACTATGAAATTCTTAACTCACCAGATCGTGCTTGCAGCCTTGCGAAGCAG GCATTTGATGAGGCAATATCTGAGCTGGATACATTGGGTGAAGAATCATACAAAGACAGTACTTTGATTATGCAGCTTCTTCGAGACAACTTGACATTATGGACCTCTGATATTACG GAGGATGGAGCTGATGAGATCAAGGAAGCTCCAAAGAAGGAATCAGGAGAGGACCAGTGA
- the LOC103982312 gene encoding zinc finger protein CONSTANS-LIKE 16-like, with the protein MSYAEKQRSAGAVAARTARACDSCLRRRARWFCEADDAFLCQSCDASVHSANPLARRHRRVRLDTASCSSPSSSSSSPPTDDVSGDHSMPPWLHGFKRKPRTPRGKPGRALAAAKVETLVPDLETMSTEENRSNEEEQLLHCVPTLDPLLIESCSQHPVDDGSPSEDDVKPALQLADFAHVSAADGLAGFRPSDLDLAEFASDMEALLGRGLDDHSFCIDGLGLADATLEDDGMEHVKVEDGDAACGFGVEIALSKDTMDLDFDSRTATMAVQVKDHKPSQEAATKRRPILRLDYEAVIVAWSSNGCSPWTDGERPQFDPSDAWADFLVAEAGGGGEVQGMYQQAGHMAAVDGGREARVSRYREKRRTRLFSKKIRYEVRKLNAEKRPRMKGRFVKQAAAPALSCR; encoded by the exons ATGAGCTACGCCGAGAAGCAGCGCTCGGCCGGTGCCGTGGCAGCCAGGACGGCTCGCGCCTGCGACAGCTGCCTCCGTCGCCGCGCCAGGTGGTTCTGCGAGGCCGACGACGCCTTTCTCTGCCAGTCCTGCGATGCCTCAGTCCACTCCGCCAATCCTCTCgcccgccgccaccgccgcgtCCGTCTCGATACCGCTTCCTGCTCCTCgccatcctcctcctcttcttcgcccCCGACGGATGATGTGTCGGGTGATCATTCGATGCCCCCGTGGCTGCATGGCTTCAAGCGCAAGCCGCGAACTCCTCGCGGCAAGCCGGGGCGAGCCCTCGCGGCGGCCAAAGTGGAGACCCTCGTGCCCGACCTCGAGACGATGTCCACGGAGGAGAACCGATCCAACGAGGAGGAGCAACTCCTCCACTGCGTGCCCACCCTCGACCCTCTCCTTATCGAGTCCTGCTCCCAGCATCCAGTCGACGATGGCAGCCCTTCTGAGGACGACGTGAAGCCGGCCCTGCAGCTAGCGGACTTCGCTCACGTCTCCGCCGCCGATGGCCTCGCGGGTTTCCGTCCGTCGGACTTGGACCTTGCGGAGTTCGCGTCCGACATGGAGGCCTTGCTCGGTCGGGGGCTCGACGACCACTCGTTCTGCATCGACGGGCTGGGCCTAGCGGACGCAACGCTGGAGGATGACGGTATGGAGCATGTGAAGGTGGAGGATGGCGACGCCGCCTGTGGTTTCGGAGTGGAGATCGCCTTATCGAAGGACACGATGGACCTCGACTTCGACAGCCGGACGGCAACGATGGCGGTCCAAGTCAAAGACCACAAACCATCACAGGAGGCAGCAACGAAGAGGAGGCCGATACTGAGGCTGGACTACGAGGCTGTCATCGTTGCCTGGTCGTCCAACGGATGTTCGCCATGGACCGACGGCGAGCGGCCACAGTTCGACCCGAGTGATGCATGGGCGGACTTCCTG GTGGCGGAGGCAGGAGGCGGAGGAGAGGTGCAAGGGATGTATCAACAGGCGGGTCACATGGCGGCGGTGGATGGAGGGAGGGAGGCAAGAGTGTCGAGGTACCGGGAGAAGCGGCGGACGAGGCTGTTCTCGAAGAAGATAAGGTACGAGGTGCGGAAGCTGAACGCAGAGAAGCGACCGAGGATGAAGGGCCGCTTCGTGAAGCAGGCAGCAGCTCCTGCCTTATCATGCCGatga